In one window of Eubalaena glacialis isolate mEubGla1 chromosome 13, mEubGla1.1.hap2.+ XY, whole genome shotgun sequence DNA:
- the MLXIPL gene encoding carbohydrate-responsive element-binding protein isoform X5 has translation MATAGALAGLVAGLQGPRVVPSPDSDSDTDSEDPSTRRSAGGLLRSQVIHSGHFMVSSPHSDSLTRRRDPEGPLGLADFGPRSIDPTLTRLFECMSLAYSGKLVSPKWKNFKGLKLLCRDKIRLNNAIWRAWYIQYVERRKSPVCGFVTPLQGPEADEHRKPEAVVLEGNYWKRRIEVVMREYHKWRIYYKKRLRKSSREGDLLTPKQVEGGWQPPERWCEQLFTSVVPVLLAGPEEETGGRQLLALDCFLSDISDTLFTMTQPGPTPLQLPPEDAYVGNADMIQPDLTPLQPSLDDFMEISDFFTNYRPPQTPTPSSFLEPPSFGPMADPVLSSGILGSEVPSACSGMTHLSGHNRLQAWSSCPGPLDSSAFLSSDFLLPEDPKPKLPPTPAGPPLLQYPSSAKGLGLEPCAPPPFPPVAPLPAMLQEEPLFSPRFSFPPVPPAPGVSPPSAPMAFAPTPPLGPGPAPAPFPIDLLPSGYSEPLFGPHFTVPQGTRPRGKPPTQSPRGRRPSPPTLAPATAGGNNPCLAQLLTAAKPEQALEPAHVSSALLRSPGSPEIVPEFPCTFFPPTPAPTPPRPPPGPATLAPPRPLIVPKAERLSPPAPSGGERRLSGELNSLPGPGTLSVCISSPQRVLSRGHPDNKTETRRITHISAEQKRRFNIKLGFDTLHGLVSTLSTQPNLKMSKATTLQKTAEYIAMLQQERAAKQEEAQQLRDQIEELNAAINLCQQQLPATGVPITHQRFDQMRDMFDDYVRTRTLHNWKFWVFSILIRPLFESFNGMVSTASLQSLRQTSLAWLDQYCSLPALRPST, from the exons ATGGCCACGGCCGGAGCGCTGGCGGGTCTGGTCGCGGGCTTGCAGGGCCCGCGGGTCGTCCCCAGCCCGGATTCGGACTCAGACACAGACTCGGAGGACCCAAGTACCCGGCGCAGCGCAGGCGGGCTACTCCGCTCGCAGGTCATCCACAGCGGTCACTTCATGGTGTCATCGCCGCACAGCGACTCGCTGACCCGGCGGCGCGACCCGGAGGGGCCCCTGGGGCTCGCCGACTTCGGGCCGCGCAGCATCGACCCCACACTCACCCGCCTCTTCGAGTGCATGAGCCTGGCCTACAG TGGCAAGCTGGTTTCTCCCAAGTGGAAGAATTTCAAAGGCCTCAAGCTGCTGTGCCGGGACAAGATCCGCCTCAACAACGCCATCTGGAGGGCCTGGTATATCCAGT ATGTGGAGCGGAGGAAGAGCCCCGTGTGTGGCTTCGTGACCCCCCTGCAGGGGCCTGAGGCTGATGAGCACCGGAAACCGGAG GCCGTCGTCTTGGAGGGGAATTATTGGAAGCGGCGCATCGAGGTGGTGATGCGCGAGTACCATAAGTGGCGCATCTACTACAAGAAGCGG CTCCGTAAGTCCAGCAGGGAAGGGGATCTCCTGACCCCAAAGCAG GTGGAAGGGGGGTGGCAGCCACCGGAGCGATGGTGCGAGCAGCTTTTCACCAGCGTGGTGCCCGTCCTGCTGGCGGGCCCAGAGGAGGAGACCGGTGGGCGGCAGCTTCTGGCTCTCGATTGCTTTCTGTCCGACATCTCCGACACGCTCTTCACCATGACTCAGCCCGGCCCTACACCCCTGCAACTGCCCCCCGAGGATG CCTATGTCGGCAACGCTGACATGATCCAGCCGGACCTGACGCCTCTGCAGCCCAGCCTGGATGACTTCATGGAGATCTCAG ATTTCTTCACCAATTACCGCCCCCCACAGACGCCTACACCTTCAAGCTTCCTGGAGCCCCCCAGCTTCGGCCCCATGGCTGACCCTGTCCTCAGCAGTGGGATCCTGGGCTCGGAGGTGCCCTCTGCCTGCTCGGGCATGACCCACCTCTCGGGACATAACCGCCTGCAG GCTTGGAGCAGCTGCCCTGGCCCTCTGGACTCCAGTGCCTTCCTGAGCTCTGATTTCCTCCTTCCTGAAGACCCCAAGCCCAAGCTCCCACCCACTCCCGCAGGCCCACCCCTCCTCCAATACCCCAGCTCTGCCAAGGGGCTTGgcctggaaccctgtgccccaccccctttccctcccGTGGCTCCGCTGCCTGCTATGCTGCAGGAAGAGCCTCTCTTCTCTCCCAGATTCTCTTTCCCTCCTGTCCCTCCTGCCCCGGGAGTGTCCCCACCATCTGCTCCCATGGCCTTCGCACCCACCCCCCCGCTGGGTCCaggccctgcccccgcccccttccccatAGACCTTCTACCCTCGGGGTATTCGGAGCCCCTGTTCGGGCCTCACTTCACCGTGCCCCAAGGCACTCGGCCCAGAGGCAAGCCCCCTACCCAGTCCCCCAGGGGGCGGAGGCCCAGCCCCCCCACCTTGGCCCCTGCCACTGCCGGGGGCAACAATCCCTGCCTCGCACAGCTGCTCACAGCAG CCAAGCCTGAGCAAGCCCTGGAACCAGCGCATGTGTCCAGCGCCCTCCTCCGGTCCCCAGGGTCCCCG GAGATAGTCCCCGAGTTCCCCTGCACCTTCTTTCCCCCGACCCCGGCCCCTACACCGCCCCGACCACCTCCGGGTCCAGCCACATTggcccctcccaggcccctgATTGTCCCCAAAGCGGAGCGGCTCTCGCCCCCAGCACCCAGCG GTGGTGAGCGGCGGCTGTCCGGGGAGCTCAACTCCCTGCCGGGCCCGGGGACTCTGAGCGTGTGCATCTCTTCCCCTCAACGTGTCCTAAGCCGGGGCCATCCGGACAACAAG ACCGAAACCCGGCGCATCACACACATCTCTGCGGAGCAGAAGCGGCGCTTCAACATCAAGCTGGGGTTTGACACTCTGCACGGGTTGGTGAGCACGCTCAGCACCCAGCCCAACCTCAAG ATGAGCAAAGCCACCACGCTGCAGAAGACGGCCGAGTACATCGCCATGCTGCAGCAGGAGCGAGCCGCCAAGCAGGAGGAGGCCCAGCAGCTCCGGGACCAGATCGAGGAGCTCAATGCCGCCATCAA CCTGTGCCAGCAGCAGCTGCCTGCTACGGGAGTGCCCATCACACACCAGCGGTTCGACCAAATGCGAGACATGTTCGATGACTATGTCCGGACCCGCACGCTGCATAACTGGAAGTTCTGGGTA TTCAGCATCCTCATCCGGCCTCTGTTCGAGTCCTTCAATGGGATGGTGTCTACGGCAAGCCTGCAGAGCCTCCGCCAGACCTCACTGGCCTGGCTGGACCAGTACTGCTCCCTGCCTGCTCTCCGACCAAGTACGTGA
- the MLXIPL gene encoding carbohydrate-responsive element-binding protein isoform X6, with the protein MREYHKWRIYYKKRLRKSSREGDLLTPKQVEGGWQPPERWCEQLFTSVVPVLLAGPEEETGGRQLLALDCFLSDISDTLFTMTQPGPTPLQLPPEDAYVGNADMIQPDLTPLQPSLDDFMEISDFFTNYRPPQTPTPSSFLEPPSFGPMADPVLSSGILGSEVPSACSGMTHLSGHNRLQAWSSCPGPLDSSAFLSSDFLLPEDPKPKLPPTPAGPPLLQYPSSAKGLGLEPCAPPPFPPVAPLPAMLQEEPLFSPRFSFPPVPPAPGVSPPSAPMAFAPTPPLGPGPAPAPFPIDLLPSGYSEPLFGPHFTVPQGTRPRGKPPTQSPRGRRPSPPTLAPATAGGNNPCLAQLLTAAKPEQALEPAHVSSALLRSPGSPQEIVPEFPCTFFPPTPAPTPPRPPPGPATLAPPRPLIVPKAERLSPPAPSGGERRLSGELNSLPGPGTLSVCISSPQRVLSRGHPDNKTETRRITHISAEQKRRFNIKLGFDTLHGLVSTLSTQPNLKMSKATTLQKTAEYIAMLQQERAAKQEEAQQLRDQIEELNAAIKWVGGALQALGQGACGLTPRPDLPRAPSLCQQQLPATGVPITHQRFDQMRDMFDDYVRTRTLHNWKFWVFSILIRPLFESFNGMVSTASLQSLRQTSLAWLDQYCSLPALRPTVLNSLRQLSTSTSILTDPDCIPEQATRAVTEGTLGKSL; encoded by the exons ATGCGCGAGTACCATAAGTGGCGCATCTACTACAAGAAGCGG CTCCGTAAGTCCAGCAGGGAAGGGGATCTCCTGACCCCAAAGCAG GTGGAAGGGGGGTGGCAGCCACCGGAGCGATGGTGCGAGCAGCTTTTCACCAGCGTGGTGCCCGTCCTGCTGGCGGGCCCAGAGGAGGAGACCGGTGGGCGGCAGCTTCTGGCTCTCGATTGCTTTCTGTCCGACATCTCCGACACGCTCTTCACCATGACTCAGCCCGGCCCTACACCCCTGCAACTGCCCCCCGAGGATG CCTATGTCGGCAACGCTGACATGATCCAGCCGGACCTGACGCCTCTGCAGCCCAGCCTGGATGACTTCATGGAGATCTCAG ATTTCTTCACCAATTACCGCCCCCCACAGACGCCTACACCTTCAAGCTTCCTGGAGCCCCCCAGCTTCGGCCCCATGGCTGACCCTGTCCTCAGCAGTGGGATCCTGGGCTCGGAGGTGCCCTCTGCCTGCTCGGGCATGACCCACCTCTCGGGACATAACCGCCTGCAG GCTTGGAGCAGCTGCCCTGGCCCTCTGGACTCCAGTGCCTTCCTGAGCTCTGATTTCCTCCTTCCTGAAGACCCCAAGCCCAAGCTCCCACCCACTCCCGCAGGCCCACCCCTCCTCCAATACCCCAGCTCTGCCAAGGGGCTTGgcctggaaccctgtgccccaccccctttccctcccGTGGCTCCGCTGCCTGCTATGCTGCAGGAAGAGCCTCTCTTCTCTCCCAGATTCTCTTTCCCTCCTGTCCCTCCTGCCCCGGGAGTGTCCCCACCATCTGCTCCCATGGCCTTCGCACCCACCCCCCCGCTGGGTCCaggccctgcccccgcccccttccccatAGACCTTCTACCCTCGGGGTATTCGGAGCCCCTGTTCGGGCCTCACTTCACCGTGCCCCAAGGCACTCGGCCCAGAGGCAAGCCCCCTACCCAGTCCCCCAGGGGGCGGAGGCCCAGCCCCCCCACCTTGGCCCCTGCCACTGCCGGGGGCAACAATCCCTGCCTCGCACAGCTGCTCACAGCAG CCAAGCCTGAGCAAGCCCTGGAACCAGCGCATGTGTCCAGCGCCCTCCTCCGGTCCCCAGGGTCCCCG CAGGAGATAGTCCCCGAGTTCCCCTGCACCTTCTTTCCCCCGACCCCGGCCCCTACACCGCCCCGACCACCTCCGGGTCCAGCCACATTggcccctcccaggcccctgATTGTCCCCAAAGCGGAGCGGCTCTCGCCCCCAGCACCCAGCG GTGGTGAGCGGCGGCTGTCCGGGGAGCTCAACTCCCTGCCGGGCCCGGGGACTCTGAGCGTGTGCATCTCTTCCCCTCAACGTGTCCTAAGCCGGGGCCATCCGGACAACAAG ACCGAAACCCGGCGCATCACACACATCTCTGCGGAGCAGAAGCGGCGCTTCAACATCAAGCTGGGGTTTGACACTCTGCACGGGTTGGTGAGCACGCTCAGCACCCAGCCCAACCTCAAG ATGAGCAAAGCCACCACGCTGCAGAAGACGGCCGAGTACATCGCCATGCTGCAGCAGGAGCGAGCCGCCAAGCAGGAGGAGGCCCAGCAGCTCCGGGACCAGATCGAGGAGCTCAATGCCGCCATCAAGTGGGTGGGGGGGGCCCTGCAGGCGCTGGGCCAGGGGGCCTGCGGCCTGACTCCCCGCCCTGACCTGCCCCGTGCCCCCAGCCTGTGCCAGCAGCAGCTGCCTGCTACGGGAGTGCCCATCACACACCAGCGGTTCGACCAAATGCGAGACATGTTCGATGACTATGTCCGGACCCGCACGCTGCATAACTGGAAGTTCTGGGTA TTCAGCATCCTCATCCGGCCTCTGTTCGAGTCCTTCAATGGGATGGTGTCTACGGCAAGCCTGCAGAGCCTCCGCCAGACCTCACTGGCCTGGCTGGACCAGTACTGCTCCCTGCCTGCTCTCCGACCAA cTGTTCTGAACTCCCTACGCCAGCTGAGTACATCTACCAGTATCCTGACGGACCCGGACTGTATACCCGAGCAAGCCACACGGGCAGTCACAGAGGGCACCCTTGGCAAATCTTTATAG